The following proteins come from a genomic window of Chaetodon auriga isolate fChaAug3 chromosome 16, fChaAug3.hap1, whole genome shotgun sequence:
- the junbb gene encoding junB proto-oncogene, AP-1 transcription factor subunit b produces MSTKMEQPFYHDDSFLSAYGHSDAAMHDYKLLKQNMNLNLTEPYRNLKSQLRAETDLYQGGQQDVGSLKLASPELERLIIQNSNGVITTPTPGQYFYNRGITDEQEGFAEGFVKALDELHKMNQMPPPNVSIGAGGVTTCSAAASSVFGSALQPEPPIYTTLNAYCPNTSLSSASSYPTATISYLPPHQQSHPQTSTHGTHPFQHTLPGSGLHPQRLVALKEEPQTVPDLLSSDGSPPMSPIDLETQERIKAERKRLRNRLAATKCRRRKLERIARLEEKVKCLKTDNQGLSNTASVLRDQVAQLKQKVLTHVSSGCQLMLTSKLEEF; encoded by the coding sequence ATGTCTACAAAGATGGAACAGCCTTTTTATCATGACGACTCTTTTCTGTCGGCTTACGGCCACTCAGATGCAGCAATGCACGACTACAAACTGCTAAAGCAGAATATGAATTTGAACTTGACAGAGCCCTATCGCAACCTGAAATCCCAGCTGAGAGCCGAGACAGACCTTTACCAAGGGGGGCAGCAAGACGTGGGGTCCCTGAAGCTCGCGTCTCCAGAGCTTGAGAGGCTCATCATCCAAAACAGTAACGGTGTGATCACCACTCCCACCCCGGGTCAGTACTTCTACAACCGTGGCATCACCGATGAGCAGGAGGGCTTCGCTGAGGGGTTTGTGAAAGCCCTGGACGAGCTGCATAAGATGAACCAGATGCCCCCTCCAAACGTGTCCATCGGAGCCGGTGGAGTTACGACGTGTTCGGCGGCGGCCTCTAGCGTCTTCGGCTCCGCCTTGCAGCCCGAGCCTCCCATCTACACAACACTGAACGCTTACTGCCCGAACACAAGCCTCTCTTCCGCATCCAGCTATCCCACAGCCACCATCAGCTACTTGCCGCCGCACCAGCAGAGCCACCCGCAGACCTCGACGCACGGCACGCACCCGTTCCAGCACACTCTCCCCGGGTCCGGACTCCATCCGCAGCGGCTCGTCGCTCTGAAAGAGGAGCCTCAGACCGTACCTGACCTCCTCAGCAGCGACGGCTCGCCTCCAATGTCCCCGATCGACTTGGAGACCCAGGAGAGGATCAAAGCGGAGCGCAAGAGGCTGAGGAACCGGCTGGCGGCCACCAAATGCCGGAGGCGCAAGCTCGAGCGCATCGCCCGGCTGGAAGAGAAGGTGAAATGTTTGAAGACCGACAACCAGGGGCTCTCCAACACGGCATCAGTGCTGCGGGATCAAGTCGCCCAGCTCAAACAGAAGGTCCTGACACACGTGAGCAGCGGCTGTCAGCTGATGCTCACCAGCAAGCTGGAGGAATTTTAA